The following coding sequences lie in one Flavobacterium sediminis genomic window:
- a CDS encoding GNAT family N-acetyltransferase has translation MKNITFTIFQNVNDLPENWDQVSHYNHFLQTPYLQVLQESAPVNMECFFIGIFEKETLIGTALAQYLDLNKLESFGERDHCLKTSIRNFVFKNFASHVLFLGNNMITGQNGYTFNKTIGFQEISRLMVECAEALITYFKEKGIKIHLVSFKDFYNDCSSELKKHDFRSIYEFSAQPNMVLMIHPNWKSMNDYTSALIKKYRDQYKRARKKFEGITIKELSLEDVLAEEDRLYELYHYVALNAPFNTFFLAENHFSTFKKQCGNRFRICGYYKDGVLIGFHSLLLNDETLETYFLGYDEKIQKEKLLYLNMLYNMTEFGIENGFKKIIFGRTALEIKSSIGAQAIKMSGFIFHTNSLINRFIEPLFTRLEPDVSWQERHPFK, from the coding sequence TTGAAAAATATCACTTTTACTATATTTCAGAATGTAAACGATCTACCAGAAAATTGGGATCAAGTTTCGCATTATAATCATTTTTTACAAACTCCTTATTTACAGGTCCTGCAAGAATCAGCACCTGTAAATATGGAGTGTTTCTTTATTGGTATTTTTGAAAAAGAAACACTAATAGGAACGGCATTAGCCCAGTATTTAGACCTAAATAAACTGGAGTCTTTCGGAGAACGGGATCATTGCTTAAAAACCAGTATTCGGAATTTTGTTTTTAAAAATTTCGCCTCTCATGTCCTTTTCTTAGGCAACAATATGATTACCGGACAAAACGGATATACCTTTAACAAAACAATCGGTTTTCAAGAAATCAGCCGTTTAATGGTTGAATGTGCTGAAGCCTTAATCACCTATTTTAAAGAAAAAGGGATTAAGATACATCTGGTCAGTTTTAAAGATTTTTACAATGACTGTTCGTCAGAGTTAAAAAAACACGATTTTAGATCCATCTATGAATTTTCAGCGCAACCCAATATGGTTCTCATGATACATCCAAACTGGAAAAGCATGAATGATTACACCAGTGCCCTTATCAAAAAATACCGGGATCAATATAAAAGAGCCCGAAAGAAATTTGAAGGAATCACTATAAAAGAGCTTTCTTTAGAAGATGTTTTAGCAGAAGAAGACCGACTGTATGAATTGTATCATTACGTTGCTTTAAATGCACCGTTCAATACGTTCTTTTTAGCTGAGAATCATTTTTCCACTTTTAAAAAACAATGCGGCAACCGCTTCAGAATCTGTGGCTATTATAAAGACGGAGTTCTGATTGGTTTTCATTCATTATTGCTGAATGATGAAACTTTAGAAACGTACTTTCTGGGGTATGACGAAAAAATCCAGAAAGAGAAACTTTTATACTTGAACATGCTTTATAACATGACCGAATTCGGAATTGAAAACGGCTTTAAGAAAATCATTTTCGGACGAACGGCATTAGAGATCAAAAGTTCCATAGGAGCTCAAGCCATTAAAATGTCCGGATTTATTTTTCACACCAATTCACTAATCAATCGTTTTATTGAACCCTTGTTTACTCGACTTGAACCAGACGTTTCGTGGCAAGAACGACATCCTTTTAAATAA
- a CDS encoding DUF1761 domain-containing protein — protein MLFNPIAVIVAALSTFVVGFIWYNPKVFGTIWMQESGITEEKAKQGNMIKIFGLTLLFSIMIAFMLPTFVIHQIGALQASGGNVTDEAYLAFMQVHGERFLSFKHGALHGFILGLFFVLPITAVNSLFEQKSWKYILITSGYWIVSLTIMGAIICGWH, from the coding sequence ATGTTATTCAATCCTATTGCTGTAATTGTAGCAGCACTTTCTACCTTTGTAGTGGGTTTTATTTGGTATAATCCTAAAGTTTTCGGAACTATCTGGATGCAGGAATCCGGTATAACGGAAGAAAAAGCGAAACAAGGCAACATGATCAAGATCTTCGGACTTACATTGCTTTTTTCGATCATGATCGCTTTCATGTTACCCACATTTGTCATCCACCAGATCGGTGCTTTGCAAGCTTCAGGAGGAAATGTTACTGATGAAGCTTACCTTGCCTTCATGCAAGTTCACGGAGAACGTTTTCTTTCCTTCAAACACGGTGCATTACATGGCTTTATTTTAGGCTTATTTTTTGTACTCCCGATTACGGCAGTTAACAGCTTGTTTGAACAAAAATCATGGAAATACATCTTAATTACAAGTGGTTATTGGATCGTTTCTCTTACTATAATGGGAGCCATTATCTGCGGCTGGCACTAA
- a CDS encoding sensor histidine kinase: MDYSSQVGSLIIIGTGLIVILVFVLLFLAVFYQTNLLKIKRKEAELLLKTSLESEKKERQRIAADIHDGVSGDLNAVRNFIAILLRTETDDGKKQMFSEIKGGVEAALENTRLVSYKLMPPLLEKAGFQPAFKDYLDRINTSAEAIFTLTDNGSGYQIPAEQAYELFRILQEFTSNMMKYGKVTSCSFIFSDSPEHYQIEIQDNGIPFNFKEQYAISKGAGLKNISSRIKVIEADFEQIPVEKGNKFVISVKK, translated from the coding sequence GTGGATTATTCAAGTCAAGTTGGGAGTTTAATCATAATAGGAACCGGACTAATTGTAATTCTGGTTTTTGTTCTATTGTTTTTGGCCGTTTTTTACCAGACGAATTTACTAAAGATAAAGAGAAAAGAAGCTGAGTTGCTTTTGAAAACCTCTTTGGAAAGTGAAAAAAAAGAGCGCCAACGTATAGCTGCGGATATTCATGATGGAGTTTCCGGTGATTTAAACGCAGTACGGAACTTTATTGCTATTTTACTCCGAACAGAAACAGATGATGGAAAAAAGCAAATGTTCTCTGAGATTAAAGGAGGAGTAGAAGCTGCATTAGAGAATACACGTTTGGTCTCTTATAAATTGATGCCGCCTTTACTGGAAAAAGCCGGCTTTCAGCCTGCATTTAAAGATTATCTCGATCGTATTAATACCAGTGCAGAAGCCATTTTTACTTTAACCGATAACGGTTCAGGATATCAGATACCTGCAGAGCAAGCGTATGAATTGTTCAGAATACTTCAGGAGTTTACTTCTAATATGATGAAATACGGAAAGGTAACGTCTTGTTCTTTTATTTTCAGCGATTCGCCGGAACACTATCAAATCGAGATACAGGACAATGGTATTCCTTTTAATTTCAAAGAGCAATATGCTATATCTAAAGGAGCCGGATTGAAAAATATCAGCTCACGAATTAAAGTTATTGAAGCAGATTTTGAACAAATTCCCGTAGAAAAGGGGAATAAATTTGTAATTTCGGTAAAAAAATAA
- a CDS encoding response regulator transcription factor produces MRIAIVDDHQLFRKSLAYLVDSFQDVDVVLQAGNGKEFLEQIDSVPIDLVLLDIQMPELDGFQTCKVLRKEYPDMFILIISQLTTKESVHKVMELGAHGFFTKNSDPNQLEQAINSIKEKGYYFGNELGTVLREALLWEKKANQSTTHYEDAIQLTSREIEIIKLASRELSSKEMGKILNIASTTVDTHRKHIIGKTNSKNIVGAVIYALKRNLIQLDDI; encoded by the coding sequence ATGCGTATTGCTATTGTTGACGATCATCAACTATTTCGAAAAAGCTTAGCCTATCTGGTAGATTCCTTTCAGGATGTGGATGTTGTTTTGCAAGCAGGCAATGGAAAGGAATTTTTAGAACAAATAGATTCCGTACCGATCGATTTGGTTCTACTGGATATACAAATGCCGGAGCTCGATGGCTTTCAGACTTGTAAAGTGCTACGGAAAGAATATCCGGATATGTTCATTCTGATCATATCCCAATTAACAACTAAGGAAAGTGTTCACAAAGTTATGGAACTGGGCGCCCACGGATTTTTTACTAAAAATTCAGATCCTAATCAGTTGGAACAGGCTATAAATAGTATAAAGGAAAAAGGATATTATTTCGGAAATGAGCTGGGAACTGTTTTGCGTGAGGCTCTTTTATGGGAAAAGAAAGCCAACCAATCTACGACACATTATGAAGATGCGATACAGCTTACATCCAGAGAAATAGAAATCATAAAATTAGCATCCCGGGAATTGAGCAGTAAAGAGATGGGAAAAATATTGAATATAGCCTCAACTACAGTTGATACACACCGCAAACATATTATCGGGAAAACCAATTCTAAAAATATTGTAGGAGCCGTTATTTATGCGTTAAAGCGAAATTTAATTCAGTTAGATGATATCTGA